One stretch of Mangifera indica cultivar Alphonso chromosome 9, CATAS_Mindica_2.1, whole genome shotgun sequence DNA includes these proteins:
- the LOC123225119 gene encoding zinc finger protein ZAT5, producing MGSDDLSPLIVKGKRTKRQRSSSPYGVTAMTDSSSSGCVGGERSERERGVVVVDDFCNSVSSPTTSGEIYESTEEEEDMANCLIMLAQGDAPRQSQQQQNGNKINEKFISSNKVGFYMYECKTCNRSFPSFQALGGHRASHKKPKAIIEEKKSSVIVEEVKGVAVEKSGQFNKSSSSPPLVSLANSKANKIHECSICGSEFTSGQALGGHMRRHRAAAAAATVRGGGNSEAICNNESNSSDHQKPQPPTRNILQLDLNLPAPPEDLDHHHHHLHDSKFQFGSTQQALVFSGPALVHCHY from the coding sequence ATGGGTTCTGACGACCTCTCTCCTCTGATTGTCAAAGGCAAGCGCACCAAGCGCCAACGATCCTCTTCTCCATACGGTGTCACCGCCATGACTGATAGCTCTTCCAGTGGTTGCGTTGGCGGAGAAAGAtcagaaagagaaagaggagttgttgttgttgatgatttttGTAACTCCGTATCTTCCCCGACAACATCCGGGGAAATTTATGAGTCcaccgaagaagaagaagacatggCTAATTGTCTGATCATGTTAGCTCAAGGTGATGCTCCAAGGCAGAgtcaacaacaacaaaatggTAATAAGATCAATGAAAAGTTTATTTCTTCCAACAAGGTGGGTTTTTATATGTATGAGTGTAAAACCTGCAACCGATCTTTCCCCTCGTTTCAAGCGCTGGGTGGTCACAGGGCGAGCCACAAGAAGCCGAAGGCGATAATAGAGGAGAAAAAATCATCAGTTATTGTGGAAGAAGTAAAGGGTGTTGCAGTTGAAAAAAGTGGGCAATTTAATAAAAGCAGTAGTAGTCCTCCTCTTGTTTCTTTGGCCAACAGTAAGGCCAACAAAATTCATGAGTGTTCAATTTGTGGCTCAGAGTTTACATCCGGCCAAGCCCTCGGCGGTCACATGAGACGGCATAGAGCTGCTGCGGCTGCTGCAACAGTGAGAGGTGGCGGTAATTCAGAAGCTATCTGTAATAATGAATCCAACAGCAGTGATCATCAAAAGCCTCAACCTCCCACCAGAAATATTCTACAGTTGGATCTTAATCTTCCCGCACCACCGGAAGatcttgatcatcatcatcatcatctccatGATTCTAAGTTCCAGTTTGGATCAACTCAACAAGCTCTTGTCTTCTCCGGCCCAGCTCTGGTTCATTGCCACTACTAA
- the LOC123226405 gene encoding protein SENSITIVE TO PROTON RHIZOTOXICITY 2-like, producing the protein MISRVTSSGFPNVTTQGSKMYTVTEDVVSSSMEVTSGPDNHSSSLVYHLSLLKEKVHQAESLVGILISPDHQNQQESTAMAVANMGSVVQEIIAAASSLLFTCQQMNVGSPSGNHNTDELHQHHDAKAADAATAGLSQANNFDGNINNLFGNIGQEKGQQGFYSSVSFDWYGDNIYNYGTNDNSQGMNNPSNNNRVETDQGVEISEGHEASRGPSSYDIIELNAADLLAKYTHYCQVCGKGFKRDANLRMHMRAHGDEYKTSAALTNPLKNMNGTTGGNKESTMKITRKYSCPQEGCRWNQKHAKFQPLKSMICAKNHYKRSHCPKMYVCKRCNRKQFSVLSDLRTHEKHCGDLKWQCSCGTTFSRKDKLMGHVALFVGHTPVINANLKKPGKVLDHQLPQICS; encoded by the coding sequence atgatTTCTCGGGTCACTTCTTCTGGTTTCCCGAATGTGACGACACAAGGCTCAAAAATGTATACTGTGACCGAGGATGTTGTGTCATCTTCCATGGAAGTTACTTCGGGGCCAGATAATCACTCAAGCTCTCTAGTTTACCATCTTTCCTTGCTGAAAGAAAAGGTTCATCAGGCTGAGTCTCTCGTCGGTATTCTTATCTCCCCGGATCATCAAAATCAGCAGGAGTCGACAGCCATGGCAGTGGCCAACATGGGTTCTGTAGTTCAAGAAATAATCGCTGCGGCTTCTTCATTACTGTTCACTTGCCAGCAGATGAATGTTGGGTCTCCTTCAGGTAACCATAACACAGATGAATTGCACCAACATCATGATGCTAAAGCTGCCGATGCAGCCACAGCAGGATTATCGCAAGCTAACAATTTTGATGGCAATATTAATAATCTCTTTGGTAACATCGGCCAAGAAAAAGGGCAGCAGGGTTTTTATTCTAGTGTGAGTTTTGATTGGTATGGCGACAATATTTATAACTATGGTACGAATGATAATAGTCAAGGCATGAATAATCCGAGCAACAATAATAGAGTTGAAACCGATCAAGGCGTTGAGATTAGTGAGGGTCATGAAGCATCTCGGGGGCCTTCATCTTATGATATTATCGAATTGAATGCGGCTGATTTATTAGCCAAGTATACACATTATTGTCAAGTTTGTGGTAAGGGTTTCAAGAGAGATGCGAATTTAAGGATGCATATGAGAGCTCATGGGGATGAATACAAGACTAGCGCGGCCTTGACAAATCCTTTGAAGAACATGAATGGAACAACAGGAGGAAACAAAGAGTCTACCATGAAAATCACTAGAAAATATTCTTGTCCACAAGAAGGGTGTAGGTGGAATCAGAAACATGCCAAATTTCAACCATTGAAATCGATGATTTGTGCGAAGAATCACTACAAGAGAAGCCATTGCCCCAAGATGTACGTTTGCAAGAGATGTAACAGGAAGCAATTCTCGGTGCTTTCTGATCTTCGGACCCATGAAAAGCACTGTGGGGATCTCAAATGGCAGTGCTCATGCGGCACCACATTCTCCAGGAAGGACAAGCTTATGGGGCATGTTGCTTTGTTTGTTGGGCATACCCCAGTCATCAATGCTAATTTGAAGAAGCCTGGAAAAGTACTTGACCATCAATTACCACAAATCTGCAGCTAG
- the LOC123224875 gene encoding pheophorbide a oxygenase, chloroplastic, with translation MAQFLYTIPIITTSQVKTIPFFSLRTPKKQLSITGSHRRTRNVNFSPLGVAVSPSVPASDRETATREEEEFRSVDDAFGEEGGDSKFSWGDHWYPVSLVEDLDQNLLTPFQLLGRDLVLWFDCNKKEWVAFDDKCPHRLAPLSEGRIDENGHLQCSYHGWSFDGCGSCTRIPQAASEGPEARAVQSPRACATRFPTMVSQGLLFVWPDENGWERANATKPPMLPDDFDKPEFSSVTIQRDLFYGYDTLMENVSDPSHIDFAHHKVTGRRDRAKPLPFKLESSGPWGFAGANDGNPRISAKFVAPCYYINKIEIDTKLPIVGDQKWIIWICSFNVPMGPGKTRSIVCSARNFFQFTMPGPAWWQVVPRWHEHWTSNKVYDGDMIVLQGQEKIFLSQSMEGSEDVNKQYTKLTFTPTQADRFVLAFRNWLRRHGNSQPDWFGSSSQQPLPSTVLSKRQMLDRFEQHTLKCSSCKGAYSAFQTWQKFLMGATIVFCATAGIPSDMQLRVVLAGLGIISAALAYALYELQKNFVFVDYVHAEIE, from the exons ATGGCGCAATTTCTGTATACTATTCCCATTATCACTACATCGCAAGTAAAAACAATTCCTTTCTTTTCCCTCAGAACCCCAAAAAAGCAGCTGTCCATAACGGGCTCACATAGAAGAACCAGGAATGTGAATTTCTCTCCTTTAGGTGTTGCAGTTTCTCCATCAGTGCCGGCCTCAGATCGAGAAACTGCGACACGAGAGGAAGAAGAGTTCAGATCAGTTGACGATGCGTTTGGTGAGGAGGGTGGGGATTCTAAGTTCTCTTGGGGGGATCATTGGTACCCAGTTTCGTTGGTTGAAGATTTGGATCAAAACTTGCTCACACCGTTTCAGCTTCTGGGTAGAGACTTAGTTCTTTGGTTCGATTGCAATAAGAAAGAGTGGGTTGCTTTTGATGATAAATGCCCGCATAGGCTTGCCCCCCTATCT GAAGGGCGGATTGATGAAAATGGGCACTTGCAGTGTTCATACCATGGATGGTCCTTTGACGGGTGTGGATCCTGCACTCGGATTCCTCAGGCAGCATCTGAAGGTCCTGAAGCTCGTGCGGTTCAGTCTCCTAGAGCTTGTGCTACAAGGTTTCCTACAATGGTGTCTCAAGGTCTGCTTTTTGTTTGGCCAGATGAGAATGGTTGGGAAAGAGCCAATGCTACCAAACCCCCAAT GCTGCCTGATGACTTTGACAAACCTGAGTTCTCATCGGTGACAATTCAACGTGATTTGTTTTATGGCTATGACACTCTCATGGAAAATGTCTCAGATCCTTCCCATATTGATTTTGCTCATCACAAG GTTACGGGAAGAAGGGATAGAGCAAAGCCATTGCCATTCAAGTTGGAATCTAGTGGTCCTTGGGGCTTTGCTGGAGCAAATGATGGGAACCCCAGGATTAGTGCCAAGTTTGTTGCTCCATGTTATTACATCAACAA GATAGAGATAGACACAAAGCTCCCAATAGTTGGTGATCAAAAATGGATAATATGGATATGTTCCTTCAATGTACCAATGGGACCTGGGAAGACTCGTTCTATAGTTTGTAGTGCCCGCAACTTCTTCCAATTTACAATGCCAGGGCCTGCATGGTGGCAG GTGGTTCCTAGATGGCATGAGCATTGGACTTCAAACAAGGTCTATGATGGAGACATGATAGTTCTTCAAGGCCAAGAAAAGATCTTTCTTTCCCAGTCTATGGAGGGCTCTGAGGATGTGAATAAACAATATACAAAACTTACATTTACACCCACACAAGCAGATAGGTTTGTGTTGGCATTTCGAAATTGGTTGCGACGACATGGCAACAGTCAACCTGACTGGTTTGGCTCTAGCAGCCAACAACCATTGCCTTCAACAGTCTTGTCAAAACGGCAG ATGCTGGATAGATTTGAGCAGCACACACTTAAGTGTTCGTCATGTAAAGGAGCGTATTCAGCATTTCAGACATGGCAAAAGTTTCTAATGGGCGCTACCATTGTATTCTGCGCAACTGCTGGGATTCCTTCAGATATGCAGTTACGGGTAGTTTTGGCAGGGCTTGGGATTATAAGTGCCGCCTTGGCTTATGCTTTGTATGAACTCCAAAAGAATTTTGTGTTTGTTGATTATGTACATGCTGAGATTGAGTAG
- the LOC123224876 gene encoding GLABROUS1 enhancer-binding protein-like, whose protein sequence is MSTPSRSKMRQPTPSSSNTTLFTESDEVRLLKTLEKLTQSTQLSPQLTVDSENFNRINSVLNSKFTRSQVNSKLRRLRTKYHKQARSKSLIKTPHDQKLFNIARKLWGKQTKRKFERIEDRQSSDKEDQEEEANEAVVGVEAVRNGEQEEECEEVVNLEVFPALVGELSKYFPLNLVWRNALRSLGSGKLREMDEKWKSIGIEEAKIVIKKAELVKQQTLLIKEVLGDPANGN, encoded by the coding sequence ATGTCAACTCCTTCCAGATCTAAGATGAGGCAGCCCACGCCGTCGTCGTCGAACACCACCCTGTTCACCGAATCAGACGAGGTTCGTCTTCTCAAAACCCTTGAAAAACTCACCCAATCAACCCAACTCTCTCCTCAACTCACCGTTGATTCCGAGAATTTCAACCGCATCAACTCGGTACTCAACTCAAAATTCACCCGCTCACAGGTCAACTCCAAGCTCCGTAGACTGCGAACCAAGTACCACAAGCAAGCACGAAGCAAGTCTCTCATCAAAACCCCACATGACCAGAAGCTCTTCAACATTGCCCGCAAATTATGGGGAAAGCAAACCAAGcgaaaatttgagagaattgaaGACCGGCAGTCCAGTGATAAAGAAGACCAGGAAGAAGAAGCCAATGAGGCGGTGGTTGGAGTTGAAGCTGTAAGAAATGGTGAACAAGAAGAGGAATGTGAAGAAGTGGTGAATTTGGAGGTTTTCCCGGCGCTGGTGGGTGAATTATCGAAGTACTTTCCACTAAATTTGGTGTGGAGAAATGCATTGAGGTCTCTGGGAAGTGGGAAGTTGAGGGAAATGGATGAGAAGTGGAAATCAATTGGGATTGAAGAAGCCAAGATTGTGATTAAAAAAGCTGAGTTGGTGAAGCAGCAGACCCTTTTGATTAAAGAGGTTCTTGGAGATCCTGCAAATGGAAATTGA
- the LOC123224877 gene encoding cyclin-dependent kinases regulatory subunit 1-like has protein sequence MGQIQYSEKYFDDTYEYRHVVLPPDVAKLLPKNRLLSETEWRAIGVQQSRGWVHYAIHRPEPHIMLFRRPLNYQQQQENQQSMLAK, from the exons ATGGGTCAGATCCAATATTCAGAGAAATACTTCGATGACACTTACGAGTACAG ACATGTTGTTCTTCCTCCTGATGTAGCCAAACTACTCCCCAAGAATCGTCTCCTCTCTGAG acTGAATGGCGTGCAATTGGGGTTCAGCAGAGCCGGGGGTGGGTTCACTATGCCATTCATCGCCCTGAACCACACATCATGCTCTTCCGAAGGCCATTGAACTATCAGCAGCAGCAAGAGAATCAGCAAAGCATGCTTGCTAAGTGA
- the LOC123225790 gene encoding uncharacterized protein LOC123225790, with protein sequence MANGTDSENKFVVLSKIRTGFKREFEFALKVQSEICGSMGRTRSKKGQDNVDSGHELVSPPQKKLKTYVSRRKRKDEPQVVDVLKDLDKDTEVMSEEEAKSDVVDVVVDEVKVESISNVVGLMATPRVEGELMHEEEIEKAELCENDGEKALVYEKGVLVNVEEGKGENNHLEKRKGENDHEEEGNDKNHHEEEGKNESEKVLIGVDEEKINGCDEVLMDVEEDKCEKMGEEKETENIVVDVEAEKRKTQNLVVAVEDETKNETENVIDGVLEGKKNETERKLIENGLVEGDLNVKVLNNLCEPVWKESGDLCEEGPGALEPVVVGGNEDAEVANGVFERPLRRFTRSLLQSVKTEGGKESSVKAESGNRAPSPLVITPMKQDNTMKSKKVTRKFYTKLKAFLESGILEGMPVRYIRGSKVKGPVVTGLQGVIKGSGILCFCSDCQGDEVVTPTVFELHAGSTNKRPPEYIYLENGKTLRDVMNACKDSPLETLEETVRMVVGSSRMKSGFCLNCRGSISEVGTEEMLLICNLCLDLKEPEAVSAGLTETSDGSPEPSSAQKLSHSAMKNSSSSKSQGRVTRKDLRMHKLVFEEGGLLDGTELAYFVRGQKLLVGYKMGAGIFCSCCKSEVSPSQFEAHAGWASRRKPFQHIYTSNGVSLHEYSIKLSREWKFSTKDNDDLCGICMDGGNLLCCDSCPRAFHTDCVSLPGIPKGPWYCRYCQNMFQKEKFVEHNANAIAAGRVLGVDPIEQITNRCIRIVETPDTELGGCVLCRGRDFCKSRFGRRTVILCDQCEREYHVGCLKDHGMDDLKELPKGKWLCCADCKRINSALQKLVDHGEEKLPETSLNVLKKKNEDNTSDCMPDVDVRWRVLRGRNMDASDGTRVLLSKAVSIFHDCFDPIVESQSKLDLIPSMVYGRSHKGQDYHGMYCAILTVNQVVVSAGIFRVFGQELAELPLVATSLECQGQGYFQCLFSCFEKLLSFLNVKNLVLPSASEAQAIWTNKFGFSEMSQDDQNKYRNDYPLMIFQGTSMLEKSVPKCRIVGK encoded by the exons ATGGCAAACGGTACGGATTCGGAGAATAAGTTTGTGGTGTTATCAAAGATCCGGACGGGTTTTAAGAGGGAGTTCGAGTTTGCTTTGAAGGTTCAATCAGAGATCTGCGGGTCAATGGGGCGGACCCGGTCCAAGAAGGGACAGGATAATGTGGATTCGGGCCATGAGTTGGTTTCTCCGCCGCAAAAGAAGTTGAAGACTTATGTATCGAGAAGGAAAAGGAAAGATGAGCCGCAGGTTGTTGATGTTCTGAAGGATCTTGATAAAGACACAGAGGTTATGAGCGAAGAAGAGGCGAAAAGTGACGTGGTAGATGTGGTGGTTGATGAAGTCAAGGTTGAGAGTATTTCTAATGTTGTTGGGCTGATGGCTACACCCCGTGTTGAGGGGGAACTGATGCATGAAGAGGAGATAGAGAAGGCGGAATTATGTGAGAATGATGGCGAAAAAGCTCTTGTCTACGAAAAGGGGGTTTTAGTAAATGTGGAAGAGGGCAAGGGCGAAAACAATCATTTAGAAAAGCGCAAGGGCGAAAACGATCATGAAGAAGAGGGCAATGACAAAAATCATCATGAAGAAGAGGGCAAGAATGAATCTGAAAAGGTGCTAATTGGCGTTGACGAGGAGAAAATCAATGGATGCGATGAAGTGTTAATGGATGTAGAGGAAGATAAGTGTGAAAAAATGGGTGAAGAGAAAGAGACTGAAAATATAGTAGTTGATGTTGAGGCTGAGAAAAGGAAGACTCAAAACTTAGTAGTTGCTGTTGAAGATGAGACAAAAAATGAGACTGAAAATGTAATAGATGGTGTCTTAGAGGGTAAAAAGAACGAGactgaaagaaaattaatagaGAATGGTTTGGTTGAGGGGGATTTGAACGTAAAGGTATTGAATAATTTGTGTGAGCCAGTATGGAAGGAATCTGGTGATTTGTGTGAAGAAGGCCCTGGTGCATTAGAACCTGTCGTGGTTGGTGGTAATGAAGATGCTGAGGTAGCGAATGGGGTCTTTGAAAGGCCTTTGAGAAGGTTTACGAGATCCTTGTTACAATCAGTGAAGACAGAGGGTGGAAAAGAGAGCAGTGTGAAGGCAGAAAGCGGTAATAGAGCACCTAGTCCATTGGTTATTACTCCaatgaagcaagacaacacaatgAAGTCAAAGAAGGTGACCAGAAAGTTTTATACCAAGTTGAAGGCTTTTCTTGAGTCAGGTATACTTGAAGGAATGCCTGTAAGATACATTCGTGGCTCCAAG GTAAAAGGTCCTGTTGTTACGGGGCTACAAGGAGTGATTAAAGGTTCTGGGATATTGTGTTTTTGTAGTGACTGTCAAGGGGATGAA GTTGTTACCCCTACTGTGTTTGAGTTGCATGCTGGTAGCACAAATAAGCGTCCACCAGAGTATATTTATCTGGAAAATGGCAAGACACTCCGTGATGTGATGAATGCTTGCAAAGACTCACCATTGGAAACCTTGGAAGAGACTGTCCGTATGGTTGTTGGTTCTTCTAGGATGAAGTCTGGCTTTTGTTTGAACTGCAGAG GTTCTATCTCTGAAGTTGGGACAGAGGAAATGCTGCTAATATGTAATTTGTGCCTGGATTTGAAGGAGCCTGAAGCTGTCTCTGCTGGTTTGACTGAGACTAGTGATGG ATCTCCAGAACCAAGTTCAGCCCAAAAGTTATCTCACAGTGCAATGAAGAATAGTAGTTCGTCAAAAAGTCAGGGAAGAGTAACTAGAAA GGATCTGCGGATGCATAAACTGGTCTTTGAGGAAGGTGGCTTGCTGGATGGAACTGAACTGGCATATTTTGTTCGTGGCCAG AAATTGCTTGTTGGGTACAAAATGGGTGCTGGAATCTTTTGCTCTTGCTGCAAATCAGAG GTTAGCCCCTCACAGTTTGAAGCACATGCTGGTTGGGCAAGTCGTCGTAAACC CTTCCAGCATATCTACACATCCAATGGAGTTTCTCTCCATGAATACTCTATAAAACTATCCAGAGAATGGAAGTTCTCTACTAAAGACAATGATGACCTTTGTGGCATTTGTATGGACGGAGGGAATCTACTATGTTGCGATTCATGTCCTCGGGCATTCCACACAG ACTGTGTCTCTTTACCGGGGATCCCGAAGGGTCCTTGGTACTGTAGATATTGCCAGAACAtgttccaaaaagaaaaatttgtgGAGCATAATGCCAATGCTATAGCTGCTGGAAGGGTCCTAGGAGTTGATCCTATAGAGCAGATAACTAATCGATGTATCCGGATTGTTGAAACTCCTGACACTGAATTAGGTGGATGTGTTTTATGCAG GGGACGTGATTTTTGCAAGTCAAGATTTGGTCGTCGCACTGTTATACTTTGTGATCAG TGTGAGAGAGAATATCATGTTGGCTGTTTAAAGGATCATGGAATGGACGACCTTAAG GAGCTGCCAAAAGGAAAGTGGCTCTGTTGTGCAGATTGCAAAAGAATTAATTCTGCTTTGCAGAAGTTGGTTGATCATGGGGAGGAGAAGCTTCCGGAGACTTCTCTAAATGTCTTAAAAAAGAAGAACGAAGATAACACTTCAGATTGTATGCCTGATGTTGATGTTAGATGGAGGGTTCTTAGAGGGAGGAATATGGATGCTTCTGATGGTACTAGAGTGTTGCTTTCCAAGGCAGTTTCTATATTCCAc GATTGTTTTGATCCGATCGTTGAATCTCAATCTAAACTTGATCTCATCCCGTCAATGGTTTATGG gAGGAGTCATAAGGGGCAAGATTACCATGGGATGTATTGTGCGATATTGACAGTGAA CCAAGTTGTTGTATCAGCTGGAATCTTCAGGGTTTTCGGGCAGGAACTTGCAGAGCTTCCTCTGGTTGCAACTAGCTTAGAATGTCAAGGCCAG GGTTATTTCCAGTGCCTTTTCTCTTGTTTTGAGAAACTACTTAGCTTCTTAAATGTGAAGAACCTCGTACTTCCATCAGCCAGTGAAGCTCAAGCCATATGGACTAACAAGTTCGGTTTCAGCGAGATGAGCCAAGATGAT CAAAACAAGTACAGAAATGACTATCCTTTGATGATCTTTCAAGGAACATCAATGCTGGAAAAGTCAGTCCCAAAGTGCCGGATTGTTGGTAAATAA